The Helianthus annuus cultivar XRQ/B chromosome 16, HanXRQr2.0-SUNRISE, whole genome shotgun sequence genome includes a window with the following:
- the LOC110916512 gene encoding uncharacterized protein LOC110916512 codes for MGCCASTHKPHGSPDFHRHSSRSSRAPPPVEEETVKEVLSETPNPNHFNKIQDEPRKTTPRNSLHKIRNQQNFNHEENNFSGEVSEICSNMSETVSNTTFEEDFEVSRRKVANRSPAKLRNRQHNNNSGELRTVKNINSPVRGKQQSPGRVRSGSEINNRGSGFGSTGRQRPGSGQASRSRSPANRTVARGGGGGGRNGVGRSPSVRKMDSSPGRVGAVLPQRVMDLDMGSGMEREEESGWAPMDGNDESLDNPLVSLECFIFL; via the coding sequence ATGGGTTGTTGTGCAAGCACCCACAAACCACACGGGTCGCCGGACTTCCACCGGCATTCATCAAGATCAAGCAGAGCTCCGCCGCCGGTGGAGGAAGAAACGGTGAAAGAAGTACTCTCCGAAACCCCTAATCCCAACCATTTCAACAAAATCCAAGACGAACCCAGAAAAACTACCCCCAGAAACAGCCTACACAAGATCCGAAACCAACAAAATTTCAACCACGAAGAAAATAATTTTTCCGGCGAAGTCTCCGAGATCTGCAGTAACATGAGCGAGACTGTTTCCAACACCACATTTGAAGAAGACTTTGAAGTTTCTCGCCGGAAAGTCGCCAACAGGTCGCCGGCGAAGTTAAGAAACCGGCAGCATAATAATAATTCCGGCGAGCTCCGTAcggttaaaaatataaattctccGGTAAGAGGTAAGCAACAGTCTCCAGGTCGGGTCAGATCCGGATCTGAAATCAATAACCGTGGATCCGGGTTTGGGTCAACCGGCCGGCAGAGGCCCGGGTCCGGGCAGGCTTCCCGATCAAGATCTCCGGCGAACCGGACGGTGGcgagaggtggtggtggtggtgggaggaATGGGGTCGGAAGAAGTCCATCGGTGAGGAAGATGGATAGTTCGCCAGGTCGGGTCGGGGCGGTTTTGCCGCAACGGGTTATGGATCTAGATATGGGTTCGGGTATGGAGAGAGAGGAAGAGAGTGGGTGGGCTCCGATGGATGGAAATGATGAATCACTTGATAATCCACTTGTGTCGTTGGAATGCTTTATTTTTCTCTAG